In Duganella zoogloeoides, a single genomic region encodes these proteins:
- a CDS encoding LysR substrate-binding domain-containing protein — protein sequence MDLRSLRYFVAVVDHQGFSRAAEQLHVTQPTVSKMIAQLEQSLDLVLLERIGKRFTLTDAGQVVLARGRALLAMHAELNVELADLQQLRRGELRLGVTQQAHQPLAPLLAAYHRQYPDLELKLFEDGTQAIETNLRNGTLEMGSLLDYAGNAHIWTEFDSLPLVSSPLCVLAPLASPWRGQSTIALRELADSPFIFYGASFALNDIVTDACAAAGFQPRISGRSGQWDFVASLVRLGVGVAILPKLFCDTLPQGQFSIATLTEPALDWKLRLAWRRNSHLSFAARAWLNLARTT from the coding sequence ATGGATTTGCGTTCCTTGCGGTATTTCGTCGCAGTCGTGGACCACCAGGGTTTCAGCCGCGCTGCCGAGCAGTTGCACGTGACCCAGCCCACGGTCAGCAAGATGATTGCCCAGCTCGAGCAGTCGCTTGACCTGGTGCTGCTCGAACGCATCGGCAAGCGCTTCACGCTGACCGACGCCGGCCAGGTGGTGCTGGCGCGGGGCAGGGCGCTGCTGGCCATGCACGCGGAACTGAACGTGGAGCTGGCCGATTTGCAGCAACTGCGGCGCGGCGAATTACGCCTGGGGGTGACGCAACAGGCGCACCAGCCGCTGGCGCCGCTGCTGGCGGCGTACCACCGCCAGTATCCGGACCTGGAACTCAAACTGTTCGAGGACGGCACCCAGGCGATCGAAACCAACCTGCGCAATGGCACGCTGGAAATGGGCTCGCTGCTCGACTACGCCGGCAACGCCCACATCTGGACCGAGTTCGATTCGCTGCCGCTGGTGTCGTCGCCGTTGTGCGTGCTGGCACCGCTGGCGTCGCCCTGGCGCGGCCAGTCCACGATCGCGCTGCGCGAACTGGCCGACAGCCCGTTCATTTTTTACGGCGCGTCGTTCGCCCTCAACGACATCGTTACCGACGCCTGCGCTGCCGCCGGCTTCCAGCCCAGGATCAGCGGGCGCAGCGGCCAGTGGGACTTCGTCGCCTCGCTGGTCCGCCTCGGCGTGGGTGTCGCCATCCTGCCCAAGCTGTTCTGCGACACCCTGCCACAGGGCCAGTTCTCGATCGCCACGCTGACCGAACCCGCGCTCGACTGGAAACTGCGGCTGGCCTGGCGCCGCAACAGCCACCTGTCGTTTGCCGCCCGCGCCTGGCTCAACCTCGCCCGCACCACGTGA
- a CDS encoding NADH-quinone oxidoreductase subunit A produces the protein MNLENYLPVLLFILVGLGVGILPQVLGHVLGPNKPDFAKLSPYECGFEAFEDARMKFDVRYYLVAILFILFDLETAFFFPWGVSVRELGWNGFLVMMSFIAEFVVGFWYIWKKGALDWE, from the coding sequence GTGAACCTCGAAAATTATCTCCCCGTTCTGTTGTTCATCCTCGTCGGTCTCGGCGTAGGTATCCTTCCCCAGGTGCTGGGCCACGTGCTCGGACCAAACAAGCCTGACTTCGCCAAACTGTCCCCGTATGAATGCGGCTTCGAAGCTTTCGAAGATGCGCGCATGAAATTCGACGTGCGTTACTACCTCGTCGCTATCCTCTTTATTTTGTTCGATCTGGAAACGGCATTCTTCTTCCCCTGGGGCGTCTCCGTGCGCGAACTGGGCTGGAACGGATTCCTGGTGATGATGAGCTTCATCGCTGAATTCGTGGTCGGTTTTTGGTATATCTGGAAGAAAGGTGCCCTTGATTGGGAATAA
- a CDS encoding GIN domain-containing protein — MKRIFQFGLLFAAACALFGRASAADDNSETRTVSIDARVVRVKIDGMVDVRLRQGDTPSLKITGDKRYMDRLTYAQSGDTLHLETDGGRGIKINTSNGARAEMVLPNLRQVVVEGLGATDISGFSGQELELVLDGAGSMKATVDYKTVRAKLGGVGKMNLWISENERIDLDLGGAGNIVLGGRGKLLKADLGGLGGLNAQKFTADSVQLDLSGLGNATVTATTNAKLDLSGLGSVTVYGKPLNREVSVDGLGKVNWK, encoded by the coding sequence ATGAAGAGGATTTTCCAGTTCGGTTTGCTATTTGCTGCGGCGTGCGCGTTGTTCGGGCGCGCCTCGGCTGCCGACGACAACAGCGAAACCCGTACCGTCAGCATCGATGCGCGCGTGGTGCGGGTCAAGATCGATGGCATGGTCGATGTCCGGCTGCGCCAGGGCGACACGCCGTCGCTCAAGATCACCGGCGACAAGCGCTATATGGACCGGCTGACCTACGCACAGAGCGGCGATACGCTGCACCTGGAAACCGACGGCGGGCGCGGCATCAAGATCAATACCAGCAACGGCGCCCGCGCCGAGATGGTGCTGCCCAACCTGCGGCAGGTGGTGGTGGAGGGGCTGGGCGCCACTGATATCAGCGGCTTCTCCGGCCAGGAGCTGGAACTGGTGCTCGATGGCGCCGGCAGCATGAAGGCCACGGTCGATTACAAGACCGTGCGTGCCAAGCTCGGCGGCGTGGGCAAGATGAATTTGTGGATCAGCGAAAACGAACGCATCGACCTCGACCTGGGAGGCGCCGGCAATATCGTCCTCGGCGGACGCGGCAAGCTGCTCAAGGCCGACCTGGGCGGACTCGGCGGCTTGAATGCGCAGAAGTTCACGGCCGACAGTGTCCAGCTCGATCTGAGCGGCCTCGGCAACGCTACCGTCACCGCCACCACCAACGCCAAGCTCGACCTGAGCGGTCTCGGTTCCGTCACCGTGTACGGCAAGCCGCTCAACCGCGAAGTGTCGGTTGACGGCCTCGGCAAGGTCAACTGGAAGTGA
- the tpiA gene encoding triose-phosphate isomerase, whose amino-acid sequence MRRKLVIGNWKMNGNRAANAALLSGIVSGLKDVNDRADCAVCVPAPYLAQCEQELNATPVAWGGQDLSIHASGAYTGEVAAAMLTDFGSKYVLVGHSERRAYHGETNELVAQKAVVALAAGLTPVICVGETLDDREAGNTETVICAQLQAALDVIPVDQLDKVVLAYEPVWAIGTGKTATPQMAQEAHFFLRGCVAKKSEQVAAKIQILYGGSMKPDNAVELLAQADIDGGLIGGAALKAADFLAIIHA is encoded by the coding sequence ATGCGACGCAAACTCGTTATCGGCAATTGGAAAATGAACGGCAACCGCGCCGCCAACGCGGCCTTGTTGTCCGGCATCGTCTCCGGCCTCAAGGATGTCAACGACCGCGCCGATTGCGCGGTCTGCGTGCCTGCCCCCTACCTCGCCCAGTGCGAACAGGAATTGAATGCCACCCCGGTCGCCTGGGGCGGCCAGGACCTGTCGATCCACGCCAGCGGCGCCTATACTGGTGAAGTGGCAGCGGCCATGCTGACCGACTTCGGTTCGAAATACGTGCTGGTCGGCCACTCCGAGCGTCGTGCGTATCACGGCGAGACCAATGAGCTGGTTGCGCAAAAAGCCGTGGTGGCGCTGGCCGCCGGCCTCACCCCCGTGATCTGCGTGGGCGAGACCCTGGACGACCGCGAAGCGGGCAATACCGAAACCGTGATCTGCGCCCAGTTGCAGGCTGCGCTTGACGTCATCCCGGTCGATCAGCTCGATAAAGTCGTGCTGGCCTACGAGCCGGTGTGGGCGATCGGCACCGGCAAGACCGCCACCCCGCAGATGGCCCAGGAAGCGCATTTCTTCCTGCGCGGCTGCGTGGCCAAGAAAAGCGAGCAGGTCGCTGCCAAGATCCAGATCCTGTACGGCGGCAGCATGAAGCCGGACAACGCGGTCGAACTGCTGGCCCAGGCCGACATCGACGGCGGCCTGATCGGCGGCGCCGCACTGAAGGCAGCAGATTTCCTCGCCATCATCCACGCCTGA
- a CDS encoding NuoB/complex I 20 kDa subunit family protein: MAIEGVLNEGFITTSADKLINWARTGSMFPMTFGLACCAVEMMHVGAARYDMDRFGVVFRPSPRQSDVMIVAGTLCNKMAPALRKVYDQMPEPRWVISMGTCANGGGYYHYSYSVVRGCDRIVPVDVYVPGCPPTAEALLYGIMQLQNKIKRTNTIAR; encoded by the coding sequence ATGGCTATTGAAGGCGTATTAAACGAAGGTTTCATCACTACCTCGGCTGACAAGCTGATCAACTGGGCGCGTACGGGTTCGATGTTCCCGATGACGTTCGGTCTGGCCTGCTGTGCGGTTGAAATGATGCACGTGGGCGCGGCCCGTTATGACATGGACCGCTTCGGCGTGGTGTTCCGTCCTTCGCCGCGTCAGTCCGACGTGATGATCGTGGCCGGCACGCTGTGCAACAAGATGGCCCCTGCGCTGCGCAAGGTCTACGACCAGATGCCGGAACCGCGCTGGGTCATCTCGATGGGCACCTGTGCCAATGGCGGCGGCTACTACCACTACTCGTACTCGGTTGTACGCGGCTGCGATCGCATCGTGCCGGTCGACGTGTACGTGCCAGGCTGTCCGCCCACCGCTGAGGCGCTGCTGTACGGCATCATGCAGCTGCAGAACAAGATCAAGCGTACCAACACCATCGCACGATGA
- a CDS encoding NADH-quinone oxidoreductase subunit C — MTTKLEQLQTALGTALGERVSTVVALGEITITVKQADYYGVMQTLRDDASLGFEQAIDLCGVDYMTYGEGSWDGQRFAVVIHLLSLKYNWRVRVRCFAQDDDMPVFPSLTPLWRCLNWFEREAFDMFGILFENHNDLRRILTDYGFIGHPFRKDFPVSGYVEMRYDPEQKRVIYQPVTIEPRENVPRVIREENYGIK; from the coding sequence ATGACTACCAAATTAGAACAACTCCAAACCGCCCTCGGCACTGCCCTGGGCGAACGCGTTAGTACGGTCGTGGCGCTCGGCGAGATCACCATCACCGTCAAGCAAGCCGACTACTATGGCGTGATGCAGACCCTGCGCGACGATGCGTCGCTCGGTTTCGAGCAGGCCATCGACCTGTGCGGCGTCGATTACATGACCTATGGCGAAGGCAGCTGGGACGGCCAGCGTTTCGCGGTCGTGATCCACCTGCTGTCGCTCAAGTACAACTGGCGCGTGCGCGTGCGCTGCTTTGCGCAGGATGACGACATGCCGGTATTCCCGTCACTGACGCCGCTGTGGCGCTGCCTGAACTGGTTCGAACGCGAAGCGTTCGACATGTTCGGCATCCTGTTCGAGAACCACAACGACTTGCGCCGTATCCTCACCGATTACGGTTTCATCGGCCACCCGTTCCGCAAGGACTTCCCGGTGTCGGGCTATGTCGAAATGCGTTACGACCCCGAGCAGAAGCGCGTGATCTACCAGCCGGTCACCATCGAGCCGCGTGAAAACGTGCCGCGCGTGATCCGCGAAGAAAACTACGGGATTAAATAA
- a CDS encoding CidA/LrgA family protein, with product MKTSSVSRFVYTVLQIALLIAIWYACDRIAAWLHLPFSGGVVGLLVMVALLLAGVVRPSVVDHGAEWLLSNMLLFFIPLIVSVVQFTALLEREGVRLFAAIGIGFISVLLATALTVEWVCKFERRVRLRKLRGVRQIRQEQPA from the coding sequence ATGAAAACCTCTTCCGTCTCCCGATTCGTGTATACCGTACTGCAGATCGCGCTACTGATCGCCATCTGGTACGCCTGCGACCGCATCGCTGCCTGGCTGCACCTGCCGTTTTCCGGCGGCGTGGTGGGTCTGCTGGTCATGGTGGCGCTGCTGCTGGCGGGCGTGGTACGGCCGTCGGTGGTGGACCATGGCGCCGAGTGGCTGCTGTCGAACATGCTGCTGTTCTTCATCCCGCTGATCGTCTCGGTGGTGCAGTTCACCGCGCTGTTGGAACGCGAGGGCGTGCGGCTGTTCGCGGCGATCGGCATCGGTTTCATTTCGGTGCTGCTGGCCACTGCCTTGACCGTCGAGTGGGTATGCAAGTTCGAGCGGCGGGTGCGGCTGCGCAAGCTGCGCGGTGTTCGTCAAATCCGCCAGGAGCAGCCGGCATGA
- a CDS encoding TonB-dependent receptor: MRHHVLAAAILSTFSSAYAADDTTLQTVEVRADKPVGSDTSVTVQNDRAQNRTLGDMLEHVSGVQSSAFGPNAGAPVIRSLSGSRVQILEDGQSILGMNAISGDINIPFDPLFARGATVSKSSDSVRYGGNAIGGSVNVDSGLLSRTMEEQDHELELVLRKGHNDADAQGLRLNVNNGKNFSTNIQLSFQSIGHYDIPGNSKAAVCNTGLFPANGGVNTFLADSCQKEARIQQVYNKASQPFIEQFITENPDWADGDFSFYTNNPTSVWQRKTYINPANPAYVPGTPRTVENKINNDVTPDYHGRLGNSYSNNSHFGVGTTYFFDQGYLGVSLDSKESKYGVPGFSMENKSFGANYDEGLPVGVKIRQDKYALEGKLREPAPYVESLDLRVSRLNNTSGEYIGPTNANEYAFDTTQAELLLAQRRAGALHGLVGLSYRSRDVTGSGPQLYLPNVGTASRALFIRQNLDFDWASFDAGFRHEKVEHEIENSAFKTSRNAANTKLADREFSLNNYNIGAAFELGKLWGAKLRYGSSERAPDINELYASNRHYSIMTQEEGHQNLKAERSRNTELTVLFGVGGFKLSGTAYQMKYDNYLYLGHSGLQTGNRLPLKYWKQTDTTVKGFELDASQELSLGAYGKLNVSAFADLVKNKADHPDRLRTQNDGEYLPNMPTNRYGANVAWENSGWKARLSSTYYDKQKYLGKSVSNEVPLDAYNMVNFQVSRAIALPYARVTGLEVFISGSNLLDDDARPHNSPLKYIAPLPGRGFQVGLTMKL; encoded by the coding sequence ATGCGCCATCACGTACTTGCAGCCGCCATTCTGTCCACATTTTCAAGCGCCTACGCGGCCGACGACACCACCCTGCAGACCGTTGAAGTCCGCGCCGACAAGCCGGTCGGCAGCGACACCAGCGTCACGGTCCAGAACGACCGCGCCCAGAACCGCACGCTCGGCGACATGCTCGAACACGTCTCTGGCGTGCAAAGCAGCGCCTTCGGCCCCAATGCCGGCGCGCCGGTGATCCGCAGCCTGTCCGGCAGCCGCGTGCAAATCCTCGAAGACGGCCAGTCGATCCTGGGCATGAACGCTATCAGCGGCGACATCAACATTCCGTTCGACCCGCTGTTTGCGCGCGGCGCCACCGTCAGCAAATCATCGGACAGCGTGCGCTACGGCGGCAACGCCATCGGCGGCAGCGTCAATGTCGATTCCGGACTGCTGTCGCGCACGATGGAGGAACAGGACCACGAACTGGAACTGGTGCTGCGCAAGGGCCACAACGATGCCGACGCCCAGGGCCTGCGCCTGAACGTCAACAACGGCAAGAATTTCTCGACCAATATCCAGCTGTCGTTCCAGAGCATCGGCCACTACGACATTCCCGGCAACAGCAAGGCGGCCGTGTGCAATACCGGGCTGTTCCCGGCCAACGGCGGCGTCAATACGTTTCTTGCCGACAGCTGCCAGAAAGAGGCGCGTATCCAGCAGGTGTACAACAAGGCGTCGCAGCCGTTCATCGAGCAATTCATCACGGAAAATCCTGACTGGGCCGATGGCGATTTTTCCTTCTACACCAACAACCCGACCTCGGTGTGGCAGCGTAAAACGTACATCAATCCAGCCAACCCGGCGTACGTGCCCGGCACGCCGCGCACGGTCGAAAACAAGATCAACAACGATGTCACGCCCGACTACCACGGCAGGCTCGGCAACAGCTACTCGAACAACTCGCACTTCGGCGTGGGCACCACCTATTTCTTCGACCAGGGCTACTTGGGCGTGAGCCTGGACTCGAAGGAAAGCAAGTACGGCGTGCCGGGCTTTTCGATGGAGAACAAGTCGTTCGGTGCCAACTACGATGAGGGACTGCCGGTCGGCGTGAAAATCCGCCAGGACAAGTATGCGCTGGAAGGCAAGCTGCGCGAGCCGGCGCCGTACGTGGAAAGTCTCGATCTGCGCGTCTCGCGCCTGAACAATACGTCGGGCGAGTACATCGGCCCGACCAACGCCAACGAGTACGCGTTCGATACCACCCAGGCCGAGCTGCTGCTGGCGCAGCGCCGCGCCGGGGCCTTGCATGGCCTGGTCGGCCTGTCGTACCGGTCGCGCGATGTGACCGGCAGCGGTCCGCAGCTGTACCTGCCCAATGTGGGCACTGCCAGCCGCGCGCTGTTCATCAGGCAGAACCTCGACTTCGACTGGGCATCGTTCGACGCCGGTTTCCGCCACGAGAAAGTGGAACACGAGATCGAGAACAGCGCGTTCAAGACCTCGCGCAATGCCGCCAACACCAAATTGGCCGACCGCGAGTTCAGCCTGAACAACTACAACATCGGCGCCGCGTTCGAGCTCGGCAAATTGTGGGGCGCCAAGCTGCGGTACGGTTCGTCGGAGCGCGCGCCCGATATCAACGAGCTGTACGCGAGCAACCGCCACTACTCGATCATGACGCAGGAGGAAGGCCACCAGAACCTGAAAGCTGAGCGTTCCCGCAATACCGAATTGACCGTGCTGTTTGGCGTTGGCGGCTTCAAATTGAGCGGTACCGCCTACCAGATGAAATACGACAATTACCTGTACCTTGGCCACTCGGGCCTGCAGACCGGCAACCGCCTGCCGCTCAAGTACTGGAAGCAGACCGACACGACCGTCAAGGGCTTCGAGCTCGATGCGTCGCAGGAGCTCAGCCTGGGCGCCTACGGCAAGCTGAACGTGTCGGCGTTTGCCGACCTGGTCAAGAACAAGGCCGACCACCCGGACCGGCTGCGCACGCAAAACGATGGCGAATACCTGCCCAATATGCCAACCAACCGCTATGGCGCCAACGTGGCGTGGGAGAACAGCGGCTGGAAGGCCCGCCTGTCGAGCACGTACTACGACAAGCAGAAATACCTGGGCAAAAGCGTGAGCAACGAAGTGCCGCTCGACGCCTACAACATGGTGAACTTCCAGGTCAGCCGCGCAATCGCGTTGCCTTACGCGCGTGTGACCGGGCTCGAAGTATTCATCAGCGGCTCCAACCTGCTCGATGACGATGCGCGGCCGCACAACTCGCCATTGAAATACATTGCGCCGCTGCCGGGACGCGGGTTCCAGGTGGGATTAACGATGAAGCTGTAA
- a CDS encoding NAD(P)H-quinone oxidoreductase yields the protein MRAIEITQPGSPEVLKLCERPMPVVKTGEVLIKVHVAGINRPDVFQRKGAYAPPPGASDLPGLEVAGEIVDGDLDYSTFDIGDHVCALVQGGGYAEYCVAPIEQVLPVPKGWSMLEAATIPENYFTVWSNVFDRARLTGGETLLVQGGTSGIGVAAIQLASALGHRVFATAGSADKIAACQELGAERGINYKTEDFVDVVKSLTNDRGVDVILDMVGGDYVPREVACLADDGRIALIATLGGAKTTLDLGQMLYRRLTITGATLRPRSVEFKGAIAKNLLKHVWPLMAERKIKPVIHTVFPLEQAARAHELMESSTHVGKIMLQVI from the coding sequence ATGCGCGCGATTGAAATCACCCAACCCGGTTCGCCCGAAGTGCTGAAGCTGTGCGAGCGCCCCATGCCGGTCGTGAAAACCGGCGAAGTGCTGATCAAGGTGCACGTGGCCGGCATCAACCGCCCCGACGTCTTCCAACGCAAGGGCGCTTACGCGCCGCCACCGGGCGCGTCGGATTTGCCAGGACTGGAAGTAGCCGGCGAGATCGTCGACGGCGACCTCGACTACTCTACCTTCGACATCGGCGACCACGTGTGCGCGCTGGTGCAGGGCGGTGGTTACGCCGAATACTGCGTGGCGCCCATCGAGCAGGTGCTGCCCGTGCCCAAGGGTTGGAGCATGCTGGAAGCGGCGACGATTCCGGAAAACTATTTCACCGTGTGGAGCAATGTATTCGACCGCGCCCGGTTGACCGGTGGCGAAACCCTGCTGGTGCAGGGCGGTACCTCCGGTATCGGCGTGGCGGCGATCCAGCTGGCCAGCGCCCTGGGTCACCGCGTGTTTGCCACCGCCGGCAGCGCCGACAAGATCGCTGCATGCCAGGAACTGGGCGCCGAGCGCGGCATCAATTACAAGACCGAGGATTTCGTTGACGTGGTCAAGTCGCTGACCAACGACCGTGGCGTCGATGTAATCCTCGACATGGTGGGCGGCGACTACGTGCCGCGCGAAGTGGCGTGCCTGGCCGATGATGGCCGCATCGCGCTGATCGCCACGCTGGGCGGCGCCAAGACCACGCTGGACCTGGGGCAGATGCTGTATCGCCGCCTGACCATCACCGGTGCCACGCTGCGACCGCGTTCGGTGGAGTTCAAGGGCGCGATAGCCAAAAACCTGCTCAAGCACGTGTGGCCGTTGATGGCCGAGCGCAAGATCAAGCCGGTGATCCACACGGTGTTTCCGCTCGAGCAGGCGGCCAGGGCGCATGAACTGATGGAAAGCAGCACCCACGTCGGCAAGATCATGCTGCAAGTGATTTAA
- a CDS encoding tetratricopeptide repeat protein, which translates to MKKFILAICLALGLHQAALAGFLEGATAYNNKNYGTALKEITPLAKAGNADAQHLLGLMYYMGRGVPQDYPQAFQWHRKAALQGKADAQYVVGAMYYTGNAVIQDHKQAVSWFRKAAQQGHGEALQTMGLMYRYHIGGVPQDNVIAYMLWNLAAARSAPNAAEQRAAVVKHMTPEQIEEGQALSARWKPNSPLPTKSRTGGDGN; encoded by the coding sequence ATGAAAAAATTCATCCTGGCGATCTGTCTCGCCCTGGGCCTGCACCAAGCCGCGCTGGCCGGCTTCCTGGAAGGCGCCACCGCCTACAACAACAAGAACTACGGCACCGCGCTGAAGGAAATCACGCCGCTGGCAAAAGCCGGCAATGCCGATGCCCAGCACCTGCTGGGCCTGATGTATTACATGGGGCGCGGTGTGCCGCAGGATTATCCGCAAGCGTTCCAGTGGCACCGCAAGGCTGCGCTGCAAGGCAAGGCCGACGCCCAGTACGTGGTCGGCGCCATGTACTACACCGGCAACGCGGTGATCCAGGACCACAAGCAGGCAGTCAGCTGGTTCCGCAAGGCGGCCCAGCAAGGCCACGGCGAAGCGCTGCAAACCATGGGCCTGATGTACCGCTATCACATTGGCGGCGTGCCGCAGGATAACGTGATCGCTTACATGCTGTGGAACCTGGCCGCCGCCCGCAGCGCCCCCAACGCGGCCGAACAGCGCGCAGCCGTGGTCAAGCACATGACGCCGGAGCAGATCGAGGAAGGGCAGGCGCTGTCGGCGCGCTGGAAGCCGAATTCGCCCCTGCCCACCAAATCACGGACCGGGGGAGATGGCAACTGA
- a CDS encoding LrgB family protein, which produces MKPFLYLVLTVVLFYANQALHRRYQYFWLTPAITTSAILIALIELTSTPFSQYFGDTRWLPWLLGPATVAFALPIYQQRELIRRHWLALGLGSCAGIVVSLGSTLLLSRLLGLDANAAHSLLARSVSTPFALEATRHLGGESQLTGVFVMITGLFGILLGQVLLGLLPLRMRVARSAPFGAAAHGFGMSVARKIGPQEGAVASLTMIFSGILMVLLAPVLGRLLA; this is translated from the coding sequence ATGAAACCGTTTCTCTACCTGGTGCTCACCGTGGTGCTGTTCTACGCCAACCAGGCGCTGCACCGCCGCTACCAGTACTTCTGGCTCACGCCCGCGATCACCACGTCAGCGATCCTGATTGCCCTGATCGAACTGACCTCGACCCCGTTCTCGCAATATTTTGGCGATACACGCTGGCTGCCCTGGCTGCTGGGCCCTGCCACCGTCGCCTTTGCGCTGCCGATCTACCAGCAGCGCGAGTTGATCAGGCGGCACTGGCTGGCGCTGGGCCTGGGCAGTTGTGCCGGCATCGTGGTCTCGCTGGGCAGTACGCTGCTGCTGAGCCGCCTGCTCGGCCTCGACGCCAATGCCGCCCACAGCCTGCTGGCGCGATCGGTGTCCACGCCGTTCGCGCTGGAAGCCACGCGCCACCTCGGCGGCGAATCGCAGTTGACCGGCGTGTTCGTGATGATCACCGGCCTGTTCGGGATCTTGCTGGGACAGGTATTGCTTGGCCTGCTGCCGCTGCGGATGCGGGTGGCCCGCAGCGCGCCTTTCGGTGCGGCGGCCCACGGCTTCGGCATGAGCGTGGCGCGCAAGATCGGCCCGCAGGAAGGCGCTGTGGCCAGCCTGACGATGATCTTCAGCGGGATCTTGATGGTGCTGCTGGCGCCGGTACTGGGGCGTTTGCTGGCATGA
- the axe2C gene encoding bifunctional acetylxylan esterase/glucomannan deacetylase AxeC2, with product MALTPRLAALAVPATAAALAFACAAVVTAAVLTAAPAWAATTGTAGTSITGADPRVARTGRSQVQPDGAVYFAYPGVGFAVAFDGTRVAMAVNASSENSYVDVMVDGGAARKVHLAKGTQTLVLAEGLVAGPHRVEVVNRSEAWLGKATVQRFDTDGAWLPAPALPQRKLLVMGDSVTCGEAIDRVPGAKKEASWWDARATYGMLLARDLQAQVQLVCAGGRGLVRTWDNHTDQLNLPDYYQLAIADQQQPVKWDQRQYHPDLIISAIGTNDFNVGIPERELYVGTYVRLVRTLLADHPQAKIVLTEGAMLKNERKAALVAYLAETVRRVGDPRVQAVPSTTYPGDPQDAHPTREQHAAMARDLAPQMRKVMGW from the coding sequence ATGGCGCTGACTCCCCGCCTGGCTGCGCTGGCAGTCCCCGCCACCGCAGCCGCGTTGGCGTTCGCCTGTGCCGCTGTAGTCACCGCTGCGGTACTAACAGCGGCGCCAGCCTGGGCCGCCACGACAGGCACGGCAGGCACCAGCATCACCGGCGCCGATCCGCGCGTGGCCCGCACCGGCCGCAGCCAGGTCCAGCCCGACGGCGCCGTGTACTTCGCGTACCCGGGCGTGGGCTTTGCCGTGGCCTTCGACGGTACGCGCGTGGCGATGGCGGTCAATGCCAGCAGCGAGAACAGCTACGTTGACGTGATGGTCGATGGCGGCGCTGCGCGCAAAGTGCACCTGGCCAAAGGCACGCAAACGCTGGTGCTGGCCGAAGGACTGGTCGCCGGTCCGCACCGGGTGGAGGTCGTCAACCGTTCCGAAGCCTGGCTGGGCAAGGCCACTGTGCAGCGCTTCGACACCGATGGTGCCTGGCTGCCGGCGCCCGCGCTGCCGCAGCGCAAACTGCTGGTGATGGGCGATTCGGTCACGTGCGGCGAAGCAATCGACCGCGTGCCGGGCGCGAAGAAGGAAGCGTCGTGGTGGGATGCGCGCGCCACTTACGGCATGCTGCTGGCGCGCGACCTGCAAGCGCAGGTGCAGCTGGTGTGCGCCGGGGGCAGGGGACTGGTGCGCACGTGGGACAACCATACCGACCAGCTCAATCTGCCCGACTACTACCAGCTGGCCATCGCCGACCAGCAGCAGCCGGTCAAGTGGGACCAGCGCCAGTACCATCCGGATTTGATTATCAGCGCCATCGGCACCAACGATTTCAACGTCGGCATTCCCGAGCGTGAACTGTATGTCGGCACCTACGTGCGGCTGGTGCGCACGCTGTTGGCCGACCATCCGCAAGCGAAGATCGTGCTGACCGAAGGCGCGATGCTGAAGAACGAACGCAAGGCGGCGCTGGTGGCATACCTCGCCGAGACGGTGCGCCGCGTGGGCGATCCGCGCGTGCAGGCGGTGCCTTCAACCACCTACCCGGGCGACCCGCAGGACGCCCACCCCACGCGCGAACAGCACGCCGCCATGGCCCGCGACCTGGCGCCGCAGATGCGCAAGGTGATGGGCTGGTAA
- the secG gene encoding preprotein translocase subunit SecG encodes MSSMFNLVVIIQVVSALAIIGLVLLQHGKGADMGAAFGSGASGSLFGATGSSNFMSKSTGVAAAIFFSATLALAYISTQHNNGAVSGGVMDKALPTVPATAPTTGSAGIPNAPTPAPAAPAGQPTAPAAQTPAPAPANSIPK; translated from the coding sequence ATGAGCAGCATGTTCAACCTGGTAGTCATCATCCAAGTCGTCTCGGCCCTGGCCATTATCGGCCTCGTCTTGCTGCAGCACGGTAAGGGCGCCGATATGGGCGCAGCCTTCGGCTCCGGCGCTTCCGGCAGCCTGTTCGGCGCCACCGGCTCCTCGAACTTCATGTCCAAGTCCACCGGTGTGGCAGCGGCGATCTTCTTCAGCGCCACCCTGGCCCTGGCGTACATCTCCACCCAGCACAACAACGGCGCCGTCAGCGGCGGCGTGATGGACAAGGCCCTGCCAACCGTACCGGCAACCGCGCCAACCACCGGTTCGGCCGGCATTCCGAACGCGCCGACGCCCGCGCCTGCAGCACCTGCCGGGCAGCCAACTGCGCCGGCTGCACAAACTCCTGCACCGGCTCCTGCAAATTCCATCCCAAAGTAA